DNA from Macadamia integrifolia cultivar HAES 741 chromosome 12, SCU_Mint_v3, whole genome shotgun sequence:
ATATTATAGTAAATGGCGTTCAGGTATTGTTATGCgataaagaaggagaagaatgtCTTGAGAATGTCTTGAGACCACTCACTAATGTAAAGATTTATTGTTCCGATATGTCTTGTTtgttaaaaagaagaaagaaggtggAGGAAGAAGTTTGGGtggggaaaatgaaaaagaggTGTAAGGCTAAGTTTTTCTGAACGACGGGTTGTTTGCCTGGATGGGCCTCTGTAGATGAAAAAGACAAGGGTCCATGTTAATACATATTAAGGTATTTGATTTAATCTGATCGTAACATGGTTAATCCAAATCTAGACCCATACATATAGGTAGAATCGAAATAGTGTTCCTCCAAAAAATGTACGTGGATGGTGGGGCGGTCATGATTTGACTAACAAGATGGACGACATCGGAAGATGTCAGGTCAAGTGATTGTCAAGTAGACAAGGCTACCGACTAGCTGACGATAGAGGTTGAATTTGGAAGATGGTTTCCTTTTGTTGCTCTTAACTTAGTGTTGTTTTCGAAAGAAGTATCAATAGTTTTGTTATGGACTTATGGGTGATCTCTACGCAAGCCAATAAATCAGAGGCATAAATGTCCAGAGTCTATCAATGGCTGATGAAACTTCAAGACCAAAAGAGGATTATAAATATCCaagatctttcatctcaaaatATTCACTGACAGGTAGTTTTAGGGAGATAGTTTTAAGGACTATATCATTGTCATGTCATCGCATATGATAAACATGTCTTCCACACATGGTTTCAAGGATTGGTAGAGTATAGATTGTATCGGCCATATTGTATCAGTATCGGCTGATGAGCATGttcgagggcaaccacccgtgcaagaccaaccatgggacagcaGGCTGTCAAAACAGCaagttgtcttgaccaccggaaatatgccaccggaagcagcctgggcctagaTTTGGTGCCTGTTTTTGATGGGTTGACAGGTTGTTGTTGGGGTTTCGATACTCGTAGTTCCCAcaactcgcatcgtaaatggttccggatgatcccaaatcatcctctacACATTCTTCGTGACGTGAACATTTTACGGACCTAAATAatcgggtcctcgtgccccaaaaattcattttaacctgattggtccaaaaggggtccaatccaaacagaccctaaagTCCACTTAAGTtgtaagttgggaaatgaggaaatgaatcctcatttcccttgtgctcaatgtaggagaggagagaaagcggagaggaaggaagaagaaggagaaggcttaccttggtgtcaGCTGCCGCCAAGATACCGGAATTGTtgctggaggtaagtacactcacttccaccactctctctcttcatttcgacctagacaaagctaggtatggatggaatcttagtgtacaaaccatgttaaggtcgtaaaatgcgtgttctaccctcccaatgttgtcgagctcgaaccaagctcgATGAGCTCTGGCatcatgtattgccaaaagaccaactagagtttcgatcatttgatcgatgtatctcccaaacggcatGGTGAAATTGGGATTTTCTCGGCTTTGAATGacgctaggaacatcccctacaaactccacggaacaaataCAGATGATTGGGCCTGAGCCGGAAAGCttcaattcgagttggacctttctgtaaTTCCATAAAAAATATGACACTGGAAACGCTGTAGCTATTTTCGTTTGGTTATTTCCGGTGGACAAATGAGCCTCAAGTGTTCTCTGTcttctccaccagaaacaggattgatattttcggtggaaatgccctgttttcggtgggtgtttccggtgacaatATTGTCACTtggggacagtgtctgtaccctttgggctGACCTGTGTGGGCCCCTCCTGATGTTCTCGACGTGTACTActgtatgattccctttgtgtctcgGACAGTGATGTGCACGTGCCCCGAAGATGAAATTGATTTGATCAATCGATGGCCGTATTTGAATCCGAACACACCCAatcgtaaaccaggtgagggatgattgttttattttggattgtttaattattatagaattgttcacatgcatagatttaatatgtttaattatattgctcacatgatgatagtgattatcatatgttacattcttaTGGATTTCATACGAACtgttcatttatatgtatgacgggatccggtgtggccgaggtggtatcgataccgtgatcgtcgtgtgtttggttgtgtgtgtgagacggagTCTGACGTgatcgaggtggtaccggtgccatgatttccgtatgtatgttgcatttatgcattgataatgtgcattagagttagttgtagtcgcgggttacactttatggccaaggtctcactaaTATCGTGTACTCCTGGactgcatttagaaatggatgcacttcatggccgatgattggtatcggTGTCGCGTAGTCCTTACTTAACTATGATATGTATGTTAGATTAgtaaacggtcttgggtttcacattttggccaaggtctcactggtatcatatacccgagactgtatttggagatagattacactttgtggccgaggtcttgtcggtatcgtgtaattcatattaactgtatcactataaaggcatgtagcatatatgtgattAGGTACCACTCCCTATgttacgaacccttgccaacaggggttgaggtattggataatccattatggtatgttcgatgtgcctttatGGAATGCTACACCCATAGTACAATGCGATTGTTGCTGGAGGTGGGAACCtatccggtgtggccgatgatgtactattctacgaacccttgccaacaggggttgaggtgttggataatccattatggtatgttcaatgtgcctttACGGAATGCTACACCCATAGTACAATgcgattgttgtcggaggtgggaacctatccggtgtggccgatgatgtactgatgccatgactgccaggagagggttatcaggggtttgctgggtgacctatggatgcatacggggatcgATAGGCTTTTCTTCatggttagggtttgtatccttacgtagttgatggtggttccgagacgaaagatacagcctaatgtgccgtagtagcatttaccagacttagtttgtattgttaggtggataataaataaataaactgcatcacgagcatcatggactatgtttttaatttccacaatcatacatcataaattattactgctattgtcttgcttggatgtgcttgaccccacccctcactgagctagttggaaagctcaccccatgtatacatacattttagatgatgatgcaggtacggtcatgcctgtggctagtgacttTTTTTCCTCTAGACCTAAGTACGGAGCGAGCAACTAGTGGATGTCGAAAGCAGAGGAGCATGGCCAAGACTGTGTTTGTcacttttgtgcatacgcggtgccatgaggtgtttgacatattttttattatgttgatacaaatctgtgaatattatgttttaaacttgatatatgtaagtatTGAAGGATTGTagacagaataacttggttaacgatattatgtttatcattagacaaattttccatttatatctgatgatttcactattatactctgattctgttacttttggttggttgtgatgtgagattgtgaaaatgttaaggtactgctatcagagatcttagtaggtttgtaagacaggtacgtgtcttactcacactaccggtattcctaatggtaagttgggtatACTaaaattggggtgtgacagcatatacgtggggtcagcttccaacttgctcagtgaggggtggtgttcatgcacaaccaagcacaaCATTCACATATAGAATATTCCATGGTGACATgaatacaaaaattaaacacatagtccacgatgcgaatgatgcaattcatttgttATTAAACCACTTAATAATACAattaagtttggtaaatgctactatggcacattaggttgtatcccttgtCTTGGAACTGCCATTGACTACACAGCGATACAAGCCCTAGCTGAGATTAGGAGGCTGCCGGTCTTGGTATGCATCCATcagtcacccagcaaacccctgataaccccctcatGAAAGTCATAGAATTGGAATCACCATTGGCCATGCCGGACAAGTTTCCACCTTCAGAAACAATTACATTGTACCGTAGGTGTGGCATTTTGGgattcatcgaacataccaccattgggttatccagcACATTAactcctattggcaaggggacgtagcatagggaatgtcacctaaccacaatatcctacatgcctttcataatgatacagttagtatggaccatgcAGCACCGGGATCACCATCGGTCACGAAGCGGGTCTGTTTTCAAgtatagtcccagggtacacgataccgggaaCACATTGGCCATAAGGTGTAGCCCACAACTACATACCTATCTAACATgcataacagttgagtatggactagaCAACATCAAGATTCttatcggccatgaagcgtatccattttcaaatgcagtcccagagtaCATGATACAGagaacacattggccacaaagtgtaatccgtgactacaactaattcTAATGCATAAATACAACAAACATACGATAATCAcggcaccagtaccacctcggccacattggattctgtctcacatcatacatctcatatcattttcattaacatataatatgttatagaacatcatcatcatttaacaatttaaataatcatgtgaaaattcTACACATGCAAGCAATACAtccccaaaataaaagtcaaccatccctcaccttaatAGTGTCTGTCAAATTATGTTCCAAGTGTGTTGACCAGTTGTTCAATTCACTATCGGCCTCGAGGTACGTGCGTGTCTCTTCCTAGGGACAAAGATAACCGAACGTCAATACGTGTCGGGAACATTGGAAGGGACCTACAAGGGTTAACCCCAAAGGGTAGATGTACTGTCAAATCTTGACAGTCCAGAGTGCCACCGGATTCAGTCACTGGAAATAGAGTGAAAATCCATTGAATTCATCAGGTGTGAATCCGGTGGAGCAAATAGAGAGCTCATAAGAGACTCTTTTTcatcggaaacaacccaccagatTCAGCCCCAGGTGTTTTCGGTGGATACACAAAAAATTCTCGTGGGTTTTGAGGCTTTTCTGCTCAGGTTCGATTACggggatttgttccgtggagtttgtaagGGATGTTCCTATCATCATTTTAAGCGAAAGAAATTCTGATTCCAtagagccatttgggagatacatcgatcaaatgatcgaaaccctagatgtTCATTTGGCACAAGCATTGTTGGAGCTCAccagacttggtttgagcttggcatTCACACCAGGGAGGAGGAATATGCACTCCCCAAGCTTAGGGTGTGGGGAGGTCAAGGTTCACATCCATACACACCCTAActtagctcaaaatgaagagagagtggtaggagaggtggCTCTTACCTCCAGTAGGGATTCTGGCAACTAGGCAGACAACTAGCACCAAGGTGagcttcctttctccttcttcctttctcttcctttttctcctcttctttccctctcccacattcttgtacaagtgagaaatgatttCCTCATTTTCATTTATATAGTAAGTTAGGTTATTATGGCCTATTTGACTGGTCCTAGTCTGATCCAAGTAGGTTAATCCCACTTTTGGGACATGCGGGCCGTTCTCCTTGGACTTATTAGAAACACAAGTCATGGGGAAAGTGTGGTTCATTCGGGGTTACTCCCGATGCGGGAAGTGGGGTCCACGGGCATCGGAGCCAGTTCAAAAGCATAGATGACCACCAAATTCAGGCCCAGGTACTTTCAGCGGTTGTCTTAACTGCTTGTTGTCCACTAGTTGGCTTTGCACAGGTAATTACCCTAGGCTATGCTCATGGTCTTCCGGGAGTTTTGGTGTGTGCCAGGATTCGGGTGTGGGGTGTTGGGTCACTTatcgtctgggatcggaaggtcagaatcccctctagttggattggcaagcaatacacgagcatgtggggtcatctctcctcCTTCTGCAATGGGGAGTCGCGAGCCAAAACTCGGTGGTATTTTCTATCTCCGATCCGAGatctatcacaacagttcaaattagaccaggttaGGGCATCAGTGTAACACAAGGCGTGAATAGTGCATGATTGAGTGCAAACAAACTTGGATTTGATACCAATGTAAAACGAAAAGCAATCAAAGGGTCACATATTACCTCAATGGAGCTTTCCTCGCAGTGGAATGGATTGGATTGTACTACACATTGATCTACACGAACAACAATGATTTGAAGCTTAGCGACGATCTCACTAAGTTCCACCCTCCATATCCAATGATAACAATAGAGATCCTTAGagacacactctcaattgggagagatagaagagaataggaagagagagatggagatcttgagattaggtcaaaagcTTGCTTTGCTGTGGCCAAACCTCTTATTATAGAGATTTGACTAGCTAGGGTTCCTGATCCTAGTGTGTCTATAATTAATCCAAGTGGGCAATCCACAAAAAAATCAGGTTAAGACCCAGTTCAACCTAATTCGATTAATAGAAGGGATTGTGCCAAACTGGGAGAAAAATTGGTCGATCATTGCTTAAAGTTCAACGGGAAATATTTTtgtggcaaagaagaagatttagggcccgtttgataacgcttctgctgtttctgtttcaagaaacgacagaaacataaatttccgtttccgggaacagaaacagaattttgggtgtttgataaactttgtttcttgaaactctTATTAGCGGCCATACGAGTCTCTATGCATGTGGTTAAACCCAGGTTTCTGGTTCAACACCGACATtcaaaacaaacaccagagtTCGATTGTTATCACGGGTGAAGGAAATGGATTTATTCAATACGAGGATATCGGCAGTGATGAGAACAGAGTCGTTATTGAAAAGGAAACCAGCTTTGGGATCAAGAATTGTGGAAGAGGTTTACTACATGAAAAGGAAACCAGCTTCGTTCGCCGACTTCGACTCCATCCTCTGCGTGTCCTTCCCATTCTTCCACCTCTTTCCCGAAGCAAACCCTAGATTTCCCGATTCGAAGCCCCAAATTGTCCCGCAAAGCCAACTTCCTTCCCCCTATTTGCGCCGTTGCCGTACCAGAGAAAGTAGAGAAGATTGGAAACGAGCTCAAAAACCTAACCCTAGAAGAAGCTCGCAGCCTCGTTGACTGGTTACAGGAAGAGCTCGGTGTCTCCGCTGCTGCCTTCGCACCGGCGGCTGTTGCCGTAGCGCCTGGTGCCGTTGCCGATGCGGGACCAGCCGTCGTTGAGGAGCAAACGGAGTTCGATGTTCTTATCGAGGAAGTGCCGAGTAACGTGAGGATTGCAACGATTAAGGTCGTGAGAGCACTTACGAATCTGGCGTTGAAGGAAGCGAAGGAGTTGATTGAAGGATTACCGAAGAAATTCAAGGAGGGAACCTCAGAGGAAGGGGGGTGTCGATCTTCGAATGAACATGATaaattttcatagatttttaagtTGGTGTGTCGGTCGATCGTGGAATtgtgccccttttttgtttcgagaaacaagcgaaacaagtaaaacttgtttcgtcattcatgtttcttgaagcataaattgttataaatttcaatttatgtttcaagaaacaagtggaacagaacacttttaccaaacggtatttatgccgtttctgtgtttctgagaacaagaaaacacagaaacacgtttctggttacgttatcaaacgggcccttagtttcaCGAGCAACAACAACGACAATAAGGTGAGATCCTAGTGTTGAGTACAAGGATTTTGACTGGGGCCATCTAGATTAGGGCATGACTAAGACGATGACAGTAAAACATGATATTGTTCATGTTGAATTCCAAGGCTTTCGAGAGAAACATTCATAAATATGATGACCTATTCAATAACAATACCAATTCTATACGAAAATAATCTTTAAGAGTCAAGTGGCTAGGCAGGCCAAAAAAACATCCATGATATAACTAGTATCA
Protein-coding regions in this window:
- the LOC122094766 gene encoding 50S ribosomal protein L12, chloroplastic-like; translated protein: MGSREPKLGGNQLRSPTSTPSSACPSHSSTSFPKQTLDFPIRSPKLSRKANFLPPICAVAVPEKVEKIGNELKNLTLEEARSLVDWLQEELGVSAAAFAPAAVAVAPGAVADAGPAVVEEQTEFDVLIEEVPSNVRIATIKVVRALTNLALKEAKELIEGLPKKFKEGTSEEGGCRSSNEHDKFS